Proteins co-encoded in one Erinaceus europaeus chromosome X, mEriEur2.1, whole genome shotgun sequence genomic window:
- the LOC132535733 gene encoding cytochrome b5 domain-containing protein 1-like — MSRSAEAATDSDSKRKSSQRRGLVKAPDFRYFQPRYFTTAEVAKHKEEDDLWVSYLGHVYDLTPLAKEYKGDILLKPIAEAAGTDISHWFDAKTKDISKHVDPLTNTLRYHTPWGRFIHIPPQLPCSDWATDYGKPWWQGTQYMVGRLISKTRHIRLINVLTGQDHVLEVGTLETMWEIAHRFLTYNAHAASYTWKYDGRILNMDRTLEENGIYNEEDDFELLKMDDPLYLPAIMLHFNDDLTEL, encoded by the coding sequence ATGTCGAGGAGTGCAGAAGCAGCTACAGACTCTGATAGTAAGAGAAAAAGCTCACAGCGCCGGGGCCTGGTAAAAGCACCAGATTTTCGTTATTTCCAGCCTCGGTATTTCACAACTGCTGAGGTCGCTAAACACAAAGAAGAGGACGATCTCTGGGTATCTTACCTTGGACATGTGTACGATCTAACGCCACTGGCAAAGGAGTACAAAGGAGACATACTGCTGAAACCCATTGCAGAAGCAGCAGGGACGGATATCAGCCATTGGTTTGATGCGAAGACAAAAGACATCAGCAAGCACGTAGATCCACTAACCAATACTCTGAGATACCACACCCCGTGGGGCCGCTTCATCCATATTCCACCCCAGTTGCCCTGTTCGGATTGGGCGACTGATTATGGTAAGCCTTGGTGGCAGGGGACTCAATATATGGTGGGGCGACTGATCTCTAAGACCCGGCACATCCGCCTCATTAACGTGCTCACCGGACAAGACCACGTATTGGAGGTTGGCACCCTGGAAACCATGTGGGAAATCGCACACCGATTCCTCACTTATAATGCACATGCTGCCAGCTACACATGGAAATATGATGGGAGGATACTGAACATGGACCGTACTCTGGAAGAAAATGGGATCTACAATGAGGAGGATGACTTTGAACTTCTCAAAATGGACGACCCCCTTTACTTGCCTGCAATAATGCTTCATTTCAACGATGATCTCACCGAGTTATAA